One segment of Gemmatimonadales bacterium DNA contains the following:
- a CDS encoding heparan-alpha-glucosaminide N-acetyltransferase domain-containing protein has protein sequence MTNAALTSSGALATSAESVATPKRARIASVDIVRGIAMILMALDHTREYFGAAGINPTNLAQTTVPLFFTRWITHVCAPIFFLLTGTGAYLSLRRKSVPQLSRFLATRGLWLIFVEVVLLRCLGWQFNFDYQVTLLFVLWALGWAMIALSVLVYLPVSVVAAFGLLLIAGHNLLDSVQSTNPLWVILHAPGFVAAAPPHVVFVAYPLVPWIGVTAAGYVLGQVYAWAPERRKAFLWRAGLAAVAAFVVLRAVNVYGDPSRWAGQRSAIFTALSFVNTTKYPPSLLFLLMTLGPALLALRAFDGHMPRWARPVDVIGKVPMFYFVLHVPLIHLLAVIACYARYGDAHWMFQSPALDRYPITQPPGWGFSLPVVYLIWVGVVIALYPLCRWFAGVKQRRSDPWLSYF, from the coding sequence GTGACAAACGCCGCGCTCACCAGCTCCGGTGCGCTCGCCACGTCCGCCGAATCCGTGGCCACGCCGAAGCGCGCCCGCATCGCGTCCGTCGACATCGTGCGCGGCATCGCCATGATCCTGATGGCGCTCGATCACACGCGAGAGTACTTCGGCGCCGCGGGGATCAACCCGACCAACCTCGCGCAAACGACGGTCCCGCTCTTCTTCACCCGCTGGATCACCCATGTCTGCGCGCCGATCTTCTTTCTGCTGACCGGCACCGGCGCGTATCTATCGCTGCGCAGAAAGTCGGTGCCTCAGCTCTCACGATTTCTGGCGACGCGTGGGCTCTGGCTGATCTTCGTGGAAGTCGTGCTGCTCCGCTGTCTCGGATGGCAGTTCAACTTCGACTATCAAGTGACGCTGCTGTTCGTCCTGTGGGCGCTCGGCTGGGCGATGATTGCGCTGTCGGTTCTGGTCTATCTCCCCGTGTCGGTCGTCGCCGCCTTCGGCCTTCTGCTGATCGCGGGCCACAATCTGCTCGACTCCGTACAGTCCACCAATCCTCTGTGGGTCATCCTGCACGCGCCCGGATTCGTGGCGGCGGCGCCACCGCACGTGGTCTTCGTCGCGTACCCGCTCGTCCCCTGGATCGGCGTGACCGCGGCGGGCTACGTGCTGGGCCAGGTGTACGCCTGGGCGCCCGAGCGGCGGAAGGCGTTTCTCTGGCGGGCGGGGCTCGCCGCCGTCGCCGCATTCGTCGTCCTCCGCGCCGTCAACGTGTACGGCGACCCCTCGCGCTGGGCCGGGCAGCGGTCCGCCATCTTCACCGCGCTCTCGTTCGTCAACACCACCAAGTACCCGCCGTCGTTGCTCTTTCTGCTGATGACGCTGGGTCCCGCCCTGCTCGCGCTCCGGGCATTCGACGGACACATGCCGAGATGGGCGCGGCCGGTCGACGTCATCGGCAAGGTGCCGATGTTCTACTTCGTGCTGCACGTGCCGCTCATCCACCTGCTCGCCGTGATCGCCTGCTACGCCCGCTACGGCGACGCGCACTGGATGTTCCAGTCGCCGGCCCTCGACCGCTACCCCATCACGCAGCCGCCGGGATGGGGGTTCTCGCTCCCGGTCGTGTACCTGATCTGGGTAGGTGTCGTGATCGCGCTGTATCCGCTGTGCCGCTGGTTCGCCGGGGTGAAGCAGCGGCGCAGCGATCCCTGGCTGAGCTATTTCTGA